A region of the Rhizobium sp. 007 genome:
GCTTGGGCCAGAAGCTGCGATGGCTATGATCGCCGCAGCGTACGCTGGTGCCGCGATCTGCTTGCCCCACGTCCAACACTTGCCGGGATCGGATTCCACACACACATCTTTCTTGCGTCAAACGATCGAAGGCATTCAGATGGTGGCGCGGCAGCCGACCCTCCGCGGCCTAGCCGTCTCCTATTCACTGTATGAGATCACATGGGGCGCCCTCTACGTTGTGGTTCCGGTTTACGTGGCCGATCACTACGCCACGGCGGCGGGCGATCCAGTAACCGGGCTTTTGTGGGCTGCGATGGGTATTGCCGGAGGCGTCAGTGCGCTCCTTGCCGGGCATGTGCGCACAACTGGACGCGAGCGCGGTGTCATGGCCGCCGGAATGCTTGTCACCGCATTTGCAGCATGGCCGGTTGGGGCGGAATTCGGATTCGGCGGTCTGGCAACCGGCCTGATGCTCGCCGGCGTGGCGTCCGGGCCTATCAGTGTCGCACTGCTGACCTTGCGCCAACGCCGTACCGATCCGCAACAGCTTGGGCGCGTGCTTTCCATTTCGATCAGCCTGAACGGCGCCGGTTTCCCGCTGGGCTCGGCCATTGCTGGGATGGTGATCCCTGAATCGTTGTCAGCCACATTCGCTCTGGCAGGTATCGCCTCCGTCGTTGCAGCCATCGCAAGCATGTCGATCCCTTCGGACACAGCGCCGGCGGCCTGATGCTTCGCCGCTGTAATGTCGCTTTTCAGCGGCCGAGCGATACCGAGGGGCACTCTCTCTCTCTCTCTCTCTCTCTCTCTGAGCGTTGTGAACCGGCGCTGAACTTTGACCCCGTATTGGAGTGCGCCCTTTGGGGTGGACATGGATCAGGCTGCTGATTTGCCAGTCTGGCGGATGTGTTGATCCTCGAACTCTTGGGGGCTCAAAGTAGCCGAGCGCTGAATGGAGCCATCGTTTGTTGTTGTAGGCCTCCTCGATGAAGTGGGGAAGGTGCTCGGTGATCTCTTCGAAGGTTTCGAAGGCCATCGGATAGACCGCCTCGACTTTCAGCGTGTTCATGAAGCTCTCTGCCTTGGCGTTGTCATAAGGGTTGCCCCGGCGACCCATTGAACCGATCAGGCCGTTGGCGGCCAGTGTCTCGCGGTAGAGCTCGGCAGCATACTGGGCAGATTCAACCGGTCGTCGCAACATCTTGAACAAGGATGTTACGATGAAGCCTCACAAGCGTCGTTCAGATCGCTCGACACGAAGCAAACTACGTTCGCCGGGCCGGCCACCAGTCTGGCAGCGTGAGAATCTTTGCCGCTTCTGGCAGGGTATTTCGTCTGGTCAGACGAGTGAGGACGCGGCGGTAGACGCCGGCGTTTCGGCACCGGTCGGAGCGCGATGGTTTCGGAGTTCAGGAGGAATGCCACCAACGCATTTGGCCCCATCGGCAAAGGCGCCGGGCGGGCGATATCTAACATTTTCAGAGCGCGAGGACATTGCAATCGAAGTCGCCAAAGGCACCTGCATCCGGGCCATCGCACGCAAACTCGGCAGGTCGCCGAGCACGATCTCTCGCGAGCTGCGGCGGAACGCAGCCACACGAGGTGGGAACTTGGACTATCGGGCCAGTACAGCGCAATGGCATGCCGATCGCGCCTCCCTTCGTCCAAGGCCAGGCAAGCTCGTCACAAACCCTGCTCTGCGCGATTATGTTCAGGAACGGCTAGCAGGTACGATTACCAAAGGAGATGGCGTCGGATTTACCGGCCCTGATGTGATATGGAAGGGGCGCCGTGCTGTTCACCGCCAGAGCAGGCGCTGGTCAACGGCCTGGAGCCCGGAGCAGATTGCGCATAGGCTTCGGCTCGATTTCCCCGAGGATCCGACCATGCGCATCAGCCATGAGGCTATTTACCAAGCGCTGTATATCCAGGGACGTGGTGCACTGCGTCGGGAGCTAACCGCCTGCCTGCGGTCCGGACGGGCTTTGCGCATGCCTCGGGAACGAGCCCGAAACCGCGGCAAGTCCTTCATTGGCGACGCAATACTGATCAGCCAGCGGCCGCCCGAGGTTGAGGATAGAGCCGTGCCCGGACATTGGGAAGGGGACCTCATCCTTGGCTTGGGAAGCTCCGCAATCGGTACACTGGTCGAACGTGCTACGCGCTTCACGATGCTGCTGCACCTGCCGCGCATGGAGGGCTATCAACCCGGAAAGAGCATCAAAAATGGTCCGGCGCTGGCCGGCCACGGTGCCGAAGCTGTACGCGATGCCATAACGAGATCGATCACAAGTCTTCCAGAGACGTTGCGCCAGTCGCTTACCTGGGATCAGGGCGCAGAAATGGCCCAGCATGCACTTCTGCGGGTCGACACGGGACTACAGATCTACTTTTGCGATCCCCAAAGCCCCTGGCAGCGCGGCACAAACGAAAACACGAATGGCATATTGCGGCAGTATTTTCCTAAAGGCACCGATCTCAGCAAACATACCTCCGACGAACTCGATGCGGTCGCCCATGCTATCAATACAAGGCCACGCAAAACACTTGGCTGGAGAACACCAGCGGAAGCACTCGACGAATTCCTCTCAAACGTTAAAATCCACAGTGTTGCGACGACCGGTTGAATCTGCCCTGCGAGCCGCGGTCGGAATGGTGGACCACGCCCGGCGGCGGCTTTCTCCTGTCAATGGCCGCCTCAAGGCTGTCACCGTCAGCCGTGCGTCGATCGATTGACCGATGGCGTAACCGACGATCAACCGCGACCAGGCATTGAGGATGATGCGACGTAGATGAAACGGGTCGGCAGGGAAACATAGGTGATCTCGCTGACCCAAAGCTGGTTGGGAGCCGCTCGGATGTCCTTCGCCAGGTTCGGGAAGATCGGGCCGTCGTGATCGCTGTCGGTCGTGGCGATGAACCGTCGCCTGATCTTAGGCCGCAGATCGTGTTCGCGCATGAGGCGGTCAATCTTCTTGTGGTTCACGACAAGGCCCTGCTGCCGCAGGGCCGCACCGACGTGGCGGTAGCCGTAGAACTCGAGCTCGTCGTAGATCGCGAACGTCGCTTCGACGATCGCGGTGTCGTCGGCCGATCTTTCCGGGCGGTCATAATAGGTGGAGCGCTTCCCATCAGCCGGCATCCTTCCGCCACGGAGATGCCGCGGGGCCGGTGATGACGGATGTAGTCCCGTCGGTCGCGGTGCCTTTTCACAGCCCCTTTGCGAACGTCAGCTCCAGTGCCTGTTTGCCGACCAGCCGCTTCAGCGCCGCGATCGAGGCCTCGTATCCCTGGATGAGGTCGGCGGCCTGCGCATCGTCGTCAAATGCGCCTTCCTCGTATTTTCGTGACCCAGATGCGGATAAGATTGCACGACACGTCGTGGCGTTTTGTCAGACCATGCAACGGTTCGCCGGCGAGGAATCCTGCACGACCTGACGTTTAAATTCGACGCTGTGACTGCGGTGCTTTGCCATGAGTCTTCTTTCCGAGAACCCGGTAGGCCGGTCAATTCCTCACCCGGGTCTATCCACCCAAGGACCGCACTTCATTATCCGCATTAGCTGTGTAGACTTGAGGACGTTGCTGTTCGGGACCAGACGCACGTGAGACGCAGGTAGTCGCCGCCGCGGGATTAAGCGCATGTTTTTGCATATCCTTTCTAACACATCCTCGTCGTGGCACACCAATTGCATCGGCGTCGCGAAGAAGCCGTTACGATCATTGCGTCTCATACTTAAGGAAGGGGGTCCGTTGAAGACCTCGAACGATCCCAAGTATCGCGCTCCACCCGATGGCTACGAAGGCTTATTGTCTAAGGTCCTACTGCGAAGTGCGCGTCTGCTGAAGTAAGTTGTTTTTCTTTCTTGTTCTTGCTGTTAACAGCCTCTGGTTGTAGGTGGCAAGCCAAGGCCGTTCAGGCGGCATAATTCCAACGCATGAGTGTGTGGACTGAAAGCCGGTCGGTGGAAGACGCATGATGGGGCAGGGGCGAATGCGCGCGTGTATCTCGCCTGCGGGGCGACCGACATGCGCAAAGGGATCGACGGCCGCGACGCCTGGCAATATTCATCGCCCACGCCTTAAGCCAGGACCATATTCTGACCACCGTCAGCATGACTTGAGCCGCTTCATAGAGCAGCGTTCGCATCATTGTGTCACCACACAGGGAAATCCGGCCGACGCGATTGCTCTCACCAGATTGGTTCATCACTGGGCCAGCACTAATGCAGGGCCAAAATCCGTGGCAAGGCTTCAAGTCGGTCTATGTCGCACGCGCCGCTCTGGCATGCCGGAACCAACGAGATCTCCCGCCTCCAGATCGTGCAGACGAAAGCGGCTGCTAGCATATTGTCATCGCAGCCATCGATGGACTGAAGGTTGTGCAGAGGCGATAACCTATAGACCATCGTACAAACCTTCGCTAGTGCGTCAGGCCAGAGCCCGGATGAAGTCTGCTGCTTTCACTGACCCCCCCATGCGCGCCAGCTTCTTGGTCCTGATCACGCGAACTTGCAATTGGTGTCATCGACCAATCAATCAGGTCTACGGCACGTTGAAGTATCGCTTTGGTGCGTGCAAGATCTGGCGAAGCGGCGATGACATGTCCGATCTTGTCTCGTTCATCACCTTTCCTGACGATCGGAGTCCCAGGTTCGATAAAAATCTTTACCTCTTGGACACCTGGTACCGCAGCCGCCCGAGTGTCCCCACCGATGGTATCGAGGATGCCATCGCGATCAGGAATTAGGACCCGCGCGGCCGCGGTATCCGAACGACTCTGGCGAAAAGTGCATTCCTCTCCGATGACAAGCTTGATGTGTTCGGCGATGAGATCGATGCCGTACGCCAGCTTGACCAGTTGAGAATTAGGTGTACCCGCAAGACGAGGATTGACTTCAATTATAACTGGGCCGAGCTTCGTCCACCGTAAATCAATGTTCTTTGGCCCCCAGCCAAGACCGAGGGCTTGCAGACAGCTGAGCGAAACATCTACGAGGCGGTTATGCCTGTAATCGGTCAGAAAGGCGGGATAGATGTACTCACGACAGACGAAATGCGGTGGGTCGCCGAAGTCAGCGGCGCCAATTCCGATGACCTCATTTTCCATTATTTCAACGCTATAGTGGGGCCCTTGCGCGAATTCTTCGACCAGTATTCTTGGCGAACACTGCCATCTGTGATCTCCCAATAGATAGTCCGTATGTTCGGCAAGCTCATCCACATTGCGGCACAATCGGACACCGCTGCTGCCGATGCCGACGGCTGGCTTGACAATCACCGGAAAGTCAATTTCGGTAGCAGAGTCTTTTACGCCCATAGCATCTACCGCGAAGCGAAATGCAGGCACAGGTACACCGCACTCCGCAAGAAGCTGACGTTGAGCGAACTTGTCGCAGCATCGCTCAACCGCTGCGGGGTTCGGTCCCGGCAGACCGAAGTGCTGGCAGAGCTTGCCGACGGCCGCGTATAGTGACTCCCGCGCGCTGGTTATGCCAGCAACGTCGGCGGACCGGGATAACCTAGAACATACCTGTATCATCGCGGCAAGGTTATCTGTGTCGACACAGATTGTCTCACAGTCACTTCCTACAAGATAGTCATACTGACTTGGATCAGCTGACAGAGTAATCGGATGAAGACCAAGACGCTGGGCCGCCTGGATGTACAGCGGGCCATTACTTGCGCCTTCAAGGAGAACGAGAGCTCTTTTTCGCATTGACTGGTGACTCCGAAAGATTGCATGAAGTGCTGTCGCCCTTCACACCGCAACCGGCCCACTTCGCGGCCGAACAACGATTAAGATCACGTAGCAGCAGACGCTATTCTGTTGAAGGCGATCCGAATTCTCCATTCGAAACAGAAGGTCGCCAGTAGGTGACGGACATGAATGCTGTCTCGGTTTGATAGCAGTGTGGATTTGCATGCACATGGGACTGAATGCAGCCGCTTTCAGTCACTATTGCAGTTGACGAATACCAACGAATACCCCGAGCCTATACTACCATCCTTAATAGCTGCACGGGACGAGATTGTCCCACAGTCGGGGGCGAACTGTGGTTTGGGAGGAGGCCGCTCAGGCGCGTGTGATGGTGACGCACTCACCGTTGCTCCGCCGCCGCCCATACGCGAGATGCAAGTTGCAGCGTCGGGCGGATTTACGACGGGGACGGCTGCGCTTCTCTCGCGACGGCCCACATGAAACCGGCCAGTTCGCGGGCGATCGCCGTGCAAACCACGTCGTGCGCTTACCCCGCCCGTTCAACATTCGATAGCGCGACGTTAGCCGGGTCTGCGCCTTTCATGCGATTTCCCGCACTTTCGGTGGAGCTTGTTCCAGACGATACAGCTTTTTCGCGCCCATTTTCGGAGGATGCCGATAAGTCCACGCGCTCTCGACCAGCATATGTCGAACTCTTCCGTTCCCTGCTTTGGTGATGCCACTCCTCCTGACTTTCTCTCCCGGTTGATCGTTCTTCAGGAACAAGGCCGAGATATCCCATGAGCTGGCGTGTGTTCTCGATCCGACAGCACATCGCCGGTTTCGGTGGCGAATGTCACGGCGACGATCAGGTCCACGCCGCGTAATGTCTGCAATGCACGAACGATCGGCGCCAGCGACCAGGCAAAGCAACGAACTCCTCGATCGCACCTTCCAGCCGTTGGACCCGTTCGTTCGGGATGCGCACCGCCTCGACCATTTCCTGGAGTGCGATTTGATGTTCCGGGTGATCAAACTGTTGCTCCTGCAGCCAGCGCAGATAACGCATCGTCCAGCCGTTCTTGCGCGGATAGATACGACCGTGCTTGAGCATGAAGGCGCTTATCAGTTGGCGGTGCACACGCGATGTATCGACTGCCGCCGCTCGAGCGCGAACGAGATCGCCTATGGCCTCATCCCCTTCGTCCGGAACCACACCGCGGTCAGCTCGGCGGCCCGCAACAGGCGGGCGAGCGAAAGTGCATCTCAGCGGTTCGTCTTCACCCGATCACCGGGCTTCCTTGGGATCAGTAAGGGCGCGACCACGGTGCAATCGTGGCCATCGGATCAAGCGATCGAGACCGTAGCCGGTGGAACCGGCTTCATAACAGAAATGCACGTGCTCAAACTTTGTGGCTATTCGCTGAATCACCCGGCGCATGACTGCGTCCGACGCCTCAACTTCATGGAAAGAAGGACCTCTCCGTTCCGACTGCCATCCGCAATCGCGATGGCACTCTTCAGCTTGGCAACACTAATTCCGACAAAGGCTTCTCTATAAGCCGACATGGCTCGTCCTACTGTGATGAGGATAGGCTCGGCAAGCCCGAGCAACCCTCGAACGCGCAGTGTGTAGGGCGAGCCACACTTCACGTTTTCAGAGGCGGACATACTGTATTACAACAGACAAGCCGGGCTTAGCAAACACGGCGCCGAAGTCGATCCTCAAACTTTACAGGATCTTCACAACCGCAAATCGCTCGACAATGTTAGGTTCCCGCGCGTCTGAGATCAGCCACCGGTAAGAGCTGGTGGCAATTCCGAATTACGCACGCGGGGGTCAGGAGCCAATGGCAAACAGAGCACTTATCCTGCTTGAAGGTCATAAGAGTAACGGTCCGCTCTACATTCAGGCGGCCCAGCGTCTTGATCTTCATCCAATTACTCTGACAACGGATCCAACTCAATACCATTATCTGGAAAGGGAGAAGATTGATGCAATCCGTGTTGATACGAAGAGTCTCGATTCGCTGATTCGCGTGTGTTCTCGGCTACGGACGACCTATGACATTGTCGGCATTACGGGGTTTTCGGGCCTCGACGAGTCGTTATATTTGACCGTTGCGAAGCTCTGCCAACACTTCGGTCTACCAGGACCGAACCCCGCAGCGGTTGAGCGATGCTGCGACAAGTTCGTTCAGCGACAGTGTCTCGCGAAGGCTGGAGTTCCAATGCCTGCCTTTCGCTTGGCGGCAGATGCTATGGGAGTAAAAGACTCTGCTACCGAGATTGGCTTTCCGGTGGTAGTTAAACCAGCTGTAGGGAGCGGCAGCAGCGGTGTCCGACTGTGCCGCGACGTCAGTGAATTAACGGAACATACGAACTATCTGTTGGGAGGGAAGCACACATGGCCGTGCGAGCCTCGTATACTGGTCGAACAATTCGCGCGAGGGCCGTCTTATAGCACTGATACGATGGGAGATATGGTCATCGCCGTTGGTGCGGCGGAGTTCGACCAACCACCGTATTTCGTCGTTCGCGAAAGCGTCTTTCCAGCCCGGCTAACTGGTGATGACTATAGACGCATCGTCGATGTTTCACTGAGCTGTTTGCAAGCCCTCGGTCTTAGTTGGGGGCCAACGAACATTGAATTTCGATGGACGAAGCAAGGCCCCGTCGTTATTGAAGTTAATCCGCGGCTTCCCGGTTGGACCACTCCCCGTTTAATTCAACTGGCTTACGGAGTTGATCTCATCACCGAGCACATCAATCTTGTCACCGGTGAGAAATGCGATTTGCGTGCAACACATTTGCTCACTGCAGCGGCGCGGTTCCTAGTTCCTCATCGCGATGGTATCCTTGATTGGCTCGACGGCGACAGTCGGGCGGCTGCGGTACCTGGTGTCGCTGAGGTCAGATTTTATGTTAAACCAAACACCCTGATCGTCAGAAAAGGCGATTACTTGGACTCTGTTGGTCATATTATCGCGGCTTCACCCAGCTTTGCGCAAACTGAGGCCATACTCAACCGTGCTGTTGACTTAATAAGCTGGTCAATCAATGGTTGCGTTTGTGTCTAGCGGCCTAGCGCGCAGCAAGCGAGCACCGGCGTGGAATCATTAGTGTTCTCCGGTAGGGATTGGGTTGCTGACCAATCTGTACGACAGATGTATCCATCCGGCCAGGCTTGCAATTACCCATAAGTAACTGACTCGCTTACGAAAATTTTCAGTAAAATCTTGAATCAAAAGTCTCACTTGTGGTTCTTTGTCGAGCATCTGATTCGTTTAAGGCGGTGCTGTATGTCGGTCGAGACGATGTGACGGCTGATAATGACAGCCATTGGAGCAAGCAGTAAATAGACGCGGCGTCTTTCAAGGATGCGCGCCTTGGCCGACTCTGCACAGAACTTTTACGACAGCTTGGAGAGCACATGGGCGGCTCTATTCCTTTCGCGTGCCAGGACTGGGCCGCCACCAAAGCGGCTTATCGGTTTTTCTCCAACCCGAATGTTGAGGAAGGCGATATCCTCAACGGCCATTTTGCCGCGACCGCTCAACGCTATGATGCCTGCAGCGGCCCGTAGCGGATCCGATGGAAGCCCTCGGGCAGGACGTGTAACAGAAAGCGGCGGATGAACTCATCGGCCGACACGGTCATCACCTGTTGCCGATCGCCGTGCCGACAATCCTTCCAGCGGAAACGCACCGCGCCATCCTCGATAGGCGAAGGGCGGCTTGGCAAAGACGACCCACTCGGCCCTTCGCAGCGGCGCCAAATAGCGCCGGAAGGCGTTGCGTTCGCTCAGGGCCCGCAAGTCGGAGAAGAACTGCAGTTTGCCGGCGTCGAAGGCTTTCTCCAGGTGCTCCAGGAACAATCGTCGGAACAGGCGTGAGAGAACGCGGACCGGCAGGAAGAAGCCCGGCTTGCAGGCGATCCATCGCGTGCCGTCCGGCGAGAACCCGCCACCCGGGACGACGCAGTGCAGATGGGGTGGTGCAACAAATTTTGCCCCCAGGTGTGCAGCACGGCGAAGAAACCGATCTCGGCGCCGAGATGCTTTGGGTCGGCAGCGATGGTGCGTAGCGTCTCGGCGGTGGCGCGGAAGAGCAAGCCGTAGACGAGCGCCTTGTTCTGATAGGCGATGGCGGCAATGGGCGCCGGCAGCGTGAAGACGGCATGAAAGTACTGTGTATCGAGCAGCTCGGCCCGTCGATCCTCCAGCCATTGCGCACGGGCCAGCGATTGGCAGCGGGGACAATGTCTGTCGCGGCAGCTGTTGAAGGCGATTGCGCCTGTGTCCGCATTGATCGCACGCTTCCACGTGCCCACCGAGCGCGGCGGTGCGGCACAACTCGATCGACGTCACGACGCGGCGCTGAGCGGTCGACAGCGATGTGTGCTGGGCACGATAGGCCTCGCCGTAGCGGCGGAGTATGTCCGCCACTTCCGGCCCCGAACGGACCATCGGGAGCTCAGAAGTACTGAGGCTTGGCGGGCGGCGGCAAGGTGGGCGCTGGACGTGGCAAGAGCTCGAAGGGGCTCGCGGTAGCGCAGACCTTGTTGGTGGCGATGCGCAGATAATGGGCGGTAGTCGCCAGGCTGCGGTGACCGAGCAGCAATTGAATGGTGCGCACGTCGGCGCCTGCCTCAAGGAGATGGACGGCGAAGGCGTGCCGCAAACTGTGCGGCGTCACCGGTTTGGACAAGCGGGAGAGATCGTGCGCTTTCGCGCAGGCTTGCCCAACTGCATCCCGAGTGATCGGGTGGCTGGTGCGATCTCCGGGGAAGAGCCACTCCTTTGGCCGCCGCATCCTCCAATAATCGCGCAGGATCTCCAGGAGCTTGGGCACAACATCACATAGCGGTCCTTCTGGCCTTTGCCCTGCTCGACACGGACGACCATTCTCTGGCTGTCAATGTCCGTGGGCTTCAGGTGCACTGCTTCCGAAATGCGTAGACCGGCGGCATAGCAGGTGGTCAGGATCGCGTGATGTTTGAGATCGAGCACGCAGCCGAGAAACCGCTGCACTTCATCCGGACTGAGGACGATCGGGAGCTTCTGTGGCTTCTTGGGAAGCGGGAGGACCTCTTCAGGCACCCAGTCTCTTTCAAGCGTCACCTTGTAGAGAAAACGCGGCGCCGAAATGGCGGTGTGGATCGAGCCCGGCGCCAGCTGCTTCTCGTTGGCCAGATAGACCTGATAGATCCGGACGTCCTCGCGTCCGAGCAAGTCCGGCGACTTGCCGAAGTGTCGTGCAACCGCGACACCTGATTGCAGATACGAGAGTTGGGTATTGAGCGAGAAATTGCGACCTGCATGTCCTCGCTCATGCGCTGGCGAAGTGGGGTCATGACGAGCTCCTCTGTCCGATGGAATGGGCTAAAATAGCCGTCCCATCCTCGCGCAGTTGGGGCTCCTACTGAATACGTGACCTCCTTGCCGCGCCGGCGTAGCGGAGCAGGTTTGGATGAGCGAGGCGATAGTCGCCCAGTGTTCGGCCCTGGCATCCAAGCCGCGTTCATAATGCCGGGTTTCTGACGTTCGAAGCAAGGTCACTTATCCCTTCCATCCCCTGTTTGGCCAAACCGTATTGGTAACCGGCAGCCATGAGCACGAGGGCGTTGAACATCTGCTCATTCGGCAGGCCCATGGTGGTTCTTTCAAATCCCTGCATGGATGTTTGATCCTGCGACAAGTTCGATCGAGATTGTAGTCGAGCCGCGCCTTTCGGCAACCAAGCTCGTTGAACTGCGCGCTTTCATTGATTCTCTCGTAACCTGTTGCTCGATGCAAGAAGCCGAAGGGATAGGTCATGAGAAAGCAGTTTCGCATGCAATTAGTCTAGATCTGTTCGTCACAGCCCGGCCGGTAGACCTGAGCGACACCCAGCGCCAAGAAGTGGGGCATTCTGCGATGATCGGTGAATCCGGTCGTCGCTACCGCAGTGCTCCACCGGCTATTGCACCACGCCGTCATTCTGTTCGGGCGGAAACGGAGTAATCGACCAATCGATCAAGTCGACGGCCTGCTGCAATATCGCCTCAGTTCGAGCAAGGTCGGGTGAAACGGCGCGTACATATCCCATGGAGTCTCGGTAATCGCCTTTCCTGACGATCGGTGCCTTGGGTTTCACATTCAATTTAACCTCGGCGATCCCGGAGACCGCAGCCGCCCTACGGTCGCCATCGATCCAATCGAGGATGCCATCGCGCTCAGGAAGCAGGGACCGCCAGGCCGCGATGTGGGAACGCGTTTTGCGCAAATCCCATTCATCCCCGATGGCAAGCTTGATATGCTCGCTGACGAGATCAACACCGTAAGCGAGCTGAATGTGTTGAGGGCAGCCGCCAAGCCGCGGATTGACTTCAATGACCACTGGGCCACGCTTCGTCCAGCGGAGTTCAATGCACGATGGGCCCCAGCCAAGGCCAAGAACTCGCAAAGAGCTTAGCGAAACATCCGCGATTTGCCCATTCTCGTCATCGGTTAGTGGGGCTGGAAAGACGCCCTGACGAAAGACGAAATGGGGTGGGTGGTCGAAATCGGAGGCCTCGATCCCAAAGACCTCGTTTCCCATCATATGAGCGATGTAATGGGGACCTTCGGCGAATTCTTCCACCAATATTCTCGGCGAAGATCGCCATACGTGCTTCCCCCCCAACAAATAAGTCGTATGATCGGCCACCTCATCGACGTTGCGGCACAACCGGACACCGCTGCTCCCGCTGCCTACGGCTGGCTTGATAACCACTGGCAGGCCGATCCCCGCAGCAGAAATTTCAACCTCAGTCGCATTCGCTGACAAGCGGTAAGCAGGTATTGGGACGCCAGCCTCCGCAAGGAGCTGATGTTGAGTGAATTTGTCGCAGCACCGCTCAACGGCTGCGGGGTTCGGTCCCGGTAGACCGAAATGCCGGCAGAGCTTGGCAACGGTTGCATAGACCGACTCTTGGGCGCTCGTAATGCCGACAATGTCATACGTTTCACCCAGCCGAGAACATTCGCGAATCAGCGTATTGAGATTGCCTGTATCGACCCGGATCGCCTCAATGCTTTCCGCCGCAAGATAGTCGTACTGAGCTGGATCAGCCGACAGGGTAATTGGATGAAGTCCAAGACGCTGGGCCGCTTGGACGTACAGCGGACCATTGTTCCTGGTGCCTTCAACTATGATAAGGGCTCTTCTTGCCATGGGCGTTGACACCTCCACTTGTGCTGTAGCCGCTTGAGCGACGCGGGCGTTTTGTCCGTGCGTGAGCTCAAATTTCAGGGCAAACGTAGCACTATGAGCGATTTACAGTCGCAAAGATTCTGTGAAGTTATCTGAAAGTATCTGTTGCGATGTTTTGCGGATCTAGTGGCTTGATCGAAACAAAAGAGTCCGATTATGATTTCCTTTTCGACATGCGGTTTGCGACGATAGCGCATGCGCACAGCTATTACATTCGATGTTTCGGCCGCCGACCGGCATGGCCCTTTAGGCCATTTTATTTCCGCAAGTACCTCGCC
Encoded here:
- a CDS encoding acetyl-CoA carboxylase biotin carboxylase subunit family protein; protein product: MANRALILLEGHKSNGPLYIQAAQRLDLHPITLTTDPTQYHYLEREKIDAIRVDTKSLDSLIRVCSRLRTTYDIVGITGFSGLDESLYLTVAKLCQHFGLPGPNPAAVERCCDKFVQRQCLAKAGVPMPAFRLAADAMGVKDSATEIGFPVVVKPAVGSGSSGVRLCRDVSELTEHTNYLLGGKHTWPCEPRILVEQFARGPSYSTDTMGDMVIAVGAAEFDQPPYFVVRESVFPARLTGDDYRRIVDVSLSCLQALGLSWGPTNIEFRWTKQGPVVIEVNPRLPGWTTPRLIQLAYGVDLITEHINLVTGEKCDLRATHLLTAAARFLVPHRDGILDWLDGDSRAAAVPGVAEVRFYVKPNTLIVRKGDYLDSVGHIIAASPSFAQTEAILNRAVDLISWSINGCVCV
- a CDS encoding acetyl-CoA carboxylase biotin carboxylase subunit family protein, with the protein product MARRALIIVEGTRNNGPLYVQAAQRLGLHPITLSADPAQYDYLAAESIEAIRVDTGNLNTLIRECSRLGETYDIVGITSAQESVYATVAKLCRHFGLPGPNPAAVERCCDKFTQHQLLAEAGVPIPAYRLSANATEVEISAAGIGLPVVIKPAVGSGSSGVRLCRNVDEVADHTTYLLGGKHVWRSSPRILVEEFAEGPHYIAHMMGNEVFGIEASDFDHPPHFVFRQGVFPAPLTDDENGQIADVSLSSLRVLGLGWGPSCIELRWTKRGPVVIEVNPRLGGCPQHIQLAYGVDLVSEHIKLAIGDEWDLRKTRSHIAAWRSLLPERDGILDWIDGDRRAAAVSGIAEVKLNVKPKAPIVRKGDYRDSMGYVRAVSPDLARTEAILQQAVDLIDWSITPFPPEQNDGVVQ
- a CDS encoding IS30 family transposase, with translation MKPHKRRSDRSTRSKLRSPGRPPVWQRENLCRFWQGISSGQTSEDAAVDAGVSAPVGARWFRSSGGMPPTHLAPSAKAPGGRYLTFSEREDIAIEVAKGTCIRAIARKLGRSPSTISRELRRNAATRGGNLDYRASTAQWHADRASLRPRPGKLVTNPALRDYVQERLAGTITKGDGVGFTGPDVIWKGRRAVHRQSRRWSTAWSPEQIAHRLRLDFPEDPTMRISHEAIYQALYIQGRGALRRELTACLRSGRALRMPRERARNRGKSFIGDAILISQRPPEVEDRAVPGHWEGDLILGLGSSAIGTLVERATRFTMLLHLPRMEGYQPGKSIKNGPALAGHGAEAVRDAITRSITSLPETLRQSLTWDQGAEMAQHALLRVDTGLQIYFCDPQSPWQRGTNENTNGILRQYFPKGTDLSKHTSDELDAVAHAINTRPRKTLGWRTPAEALDEFLSNVKIHSVATTG
- a CDS encoding IS3 family transposase codes for the protein MPADGKRSTYYDRPERSADDTAIVEATFAIYDELEFYGYRHVGAALRQQGLVVNHKKIDRLMREHDLRPKIRRRFIATTDSDHDGPIFPNLAKDIRAAPNQLWVSEITYVSLPTRFIYVASSSMPGRG
- a CDS encoding MFS transporter, giving the protein MHQLSKRQGSYRDLLKIPGLFPLIVAATLSRLAGRMFVLTLVLFALAQFSSSALAGWLTFAAIVPGLIVSPLASVLLDRVGPTIAVRIDMIASAVFVVAISFVGWAGWSSPPALFILVMLFSLTGPLGAAGTRILLPRLVPPGALDRANALDIAVYAIVDVVGPAMAGVVLAWLGPEAAMAMIAAAYAGAAICLPHVQHLPGSDSTHTSFLRQTIEGIQMVARQPTLRGLAVSYSLYEITWGALYVVVPVYVADHYATAAGDPVTGLLWAAMGIAGGVSALLAGHVRTTGRERGVMAAGMLVTAFAAWPVGAEFGFGGLATGLMLAGVASGPISVALLTLRQRRTDPQQLGRVLSISISLNGAGFPLGSAIAGMVIPESLSATFALAGIASVVAAIASMSIPSDTAPAA
- a CDS encoding acetyl-CoA carboxylase biotin carboxylase subunit family protein; this translates as MRKRALVLLEGASNGPLYIQAAQRLGLHPITLSADPSQYDYLVGSDCETICVDTDNLAAMIQVCSRLSRSADVAGITSARESLYAAVGKLCQHFGLPGPNPAAVERCCDKFAQRQLLAECGVPVPAFRFAVDAMGVKDSATEIDFPVIVKPAVGIGSSGVRLCRNVDELAEHTDYLLGDHRWQCSPRILVEEFAQGPHYSVEIMENEVIGIGAADFGDPPHFVCREYIYPAFLTDYRHNRLVDVSLSCLQALGLGWGPKNIDLRWTKLGPVIIEVNPRLAGTPNSQLVKLAYGIDLIAEHIKLVIGEECTFRQSRSDTAAARVLIPDRDGILDTIGGDTRAAAVPGVQEVKIFIEPGTPIVRKGDERDKIGHVIAASPDLARTKAILQRAVDLIDWSMTPIASSRDQDQEAGAHGGVSESSRLHPGSGLTH